A genome region from Caldisalinibacter kiritimatiensis includes the following:
- a CDS encoding methyl-accepting chemotaxis protein produces the protein MKKKNSTKKAVKLSIKNKMIATACLLLIIPNLVIGLVSYNVAKNELNQKGKVILKNGVKMALQLIDAKNKEVEKGNLTLEEAQEQVKVYLLGHKRKDGTRPINKNIDLGEHGYFIVYDKEGNEVAHPTLEGKNVWDAKDKSDKEFYLVQDQIKKGINGGGYTYYSWNLPNSDKIGKKISYSEVDPNWGWIVSAGTYMMDYNKGANHILQIMIISLIVTFVIGAVVIIIFARHISNPISKISIALEEVADGNLGVSQVNVKNRDETGVLSQSFNTMLKNIKNLINTVKNSSDTVLDASKSLASIAEQTSTATDEVATTIEEIAQSTGEQAKDTENGAVQVNQLAEHIEKVTDSANNMSTIVVNTNDMSSKGINIVKTLTEKSNQNRATAEKVNQVVLEVDNSSEEINSITETISQLAEQTNLLALNAAIEAARAGEAGSGFAVVAEQIRKLAEESAQAANKVKNLITTIQEKSKTAVEVMEESKTIAQENDKAVKETSEIFNNITLGINSLLEKVEEVKKYSIEMNNKKEEIVAVIENISASSQQNSASVQQISASTEEQLASVQEVSSYAQNLKQLAEQLQQELYKFKA, from the coding sequence ATGAAGAAAAAAAACTCAACAAAAAAGGCTGTTAAACTGTCAATTAAAAATAAAATGATAGCTACAGCATGTTTATTATTAATAATACCGAATTTAGTAATTGGTTTAGTGAGTTATAATGTAGCAAAAAATGAGCTTAATCAAAAAGGGAAGGTTATACTTAAAAATGGAGTAAAGATGGCATTACAGTTAATTGACGCAAAAAATAAGGAAGTAGAAAAGGGGAATTTAACCTTAGAAGAGGCACAAGAACAGGTAAAAGTTTACTTGCTTGGACACAAAAGAAAGGATGGAACTAGACCAATCAACAAAAATATTGACCTTGGCGAGCATGGATATTTCATAGTCTATGATAAGGAAGGAAATGAGGTAGCTCATCCTACGCTTGAAGGTAAGAATGTATGGGATGCTAAAGATAAAAGTGATAAAGAATTTTATTTAGTACAAGACCAGATTAAAAAAGGGATTAATGGAGGAGGATATACATATTATTCATGGAACTTACCTAATTCAGATAAAATAGGTAAAAAAATATCATATTCTGAAGTAGACCCTAATTGGGGATGGATTGTTTCTGCTGGTACATATATGATGGATTACAACAAAGGTGCTAATCATATTCTTCAAATAATGATAATTTCTTTAATAGTTACTTTTGTAATTGGTGCAGTAGTTATTATAATATTTGCACGACATATTTCTAATCCTATTTCAAAAATTAGCATAGCATTAGAAGAGGTTGCTGATGGGAATTTAGGAGTTTCACAAGTAAATGTTAAAAACAGAGATGAAACTGGAGTATTAAGTCAAAGTTTTAATACAATGCTAAAAAATATAAAGAATCTTATTAACACAGTAAAAAATTCATCAGATACAGTTTTAGATGCTTCAAAATCATTAGCTTCTATAGCAGAACAAACATCTACAGCAACTGATGAGGTTGCAACAACTATAGAAGAAATAGCACAGAGCACAGGCGAACAAGCAAAGGATACAGAAAATGGTGCAGTTCAAGTAAATCAGCTTGCAGAGCATATTGAGAAGGTTACAGACTCAGCAAATAATATGAGTACTATAGTAGTAAATACAAATGATATGAGCAGTAAAGGAATCAACATAGTTAAAACACTAACAGAGAAATCTAACCAAAATAGAGCTACAGCTGAAAAAGTAAATCAAGTAGTTCTTGAGGTAGATAATAGCTCAGAGGAGATAAATAGCATTACAGAAACAATTAGTCAACTTGCAGAACAAACAAATCTATTAGCATTGAATGCAGCAATAGAAGCAGCAAGAGCTGGGGAAGCAGGTAGCGGTTTTGCAGTAGTAGCAGAACAGATTAGAAAATTAGCTGAAGAGTCGGCACAGGCAGCAAATAAAGTTAAGAATTTAATAACTACTATCCAAGAAAAATCAAAAACTGCTGTAGAAGTAATGGAAGAATCTAAAACTATTGCACAGGAGAATGATAAAGCAGTAAAAGAAACTAGTGAAATATTTAATAATATAACTTTAGGAATCAATAGTTTGTTAGAGAAGGTTGAAGAAGTTAAAAAATATAGTATAGAAATGAATAATAAAAAAGAGGAAATTGTAGCTGTGATTGAAAACATATCAGCTTCATCACAACAGAACTCAGCATCAGTACAACAGATTTCAGCATCTACTGAAGAGCAATTAGCGTCAGTTCAAGAAGTTTCATCATATGCACAAAATTTAAAACAATTAGCCGAGCAGCTACAACAAGAACTGTATAAATTCAAAGCATAA
- a CDS encoding Spo0E family sporulation regulatory protein-aspartic acid phosphatase, whose product MFDMDKFIKKIDDVKNNLEKLKNCDNRLEAIEILAASEMLDIVIDEYNKILQKHLNS is encoded by the coding sequence ATGTTTGATATGGATAAATTTATAAAAAAAATAGATGACGTAAAAAATAACCTCGAAAAATTAAAAAATTGTGATAATAGATTAGAAGCTATTGAAATCCTAGCTGCTAGTGAAATGCTTGATATTGTTATCGATGAATATAATAAGATACTACAAAAACATCTGAATTCCTAG